The nucleotide sequence CATAATAAAATTTATCTTTGTCTTTATCTAAAATATCTTTGAAAAAATTCACAAAATCTTGAGATCTTATTGGATTTCCTGTACTCATGTACGCATCATTTCTTATATAAAATCTATACTCAAGTCCATCACTAGAAACCGTATATCTTTCTGCAATCCCAGATGAAATATTTCCATCAGCTGTAAGATTCACAAGACCTTCAAACAAATTTCCAAGCATAACATTACTAACGTAATCATCATTAGAAAGATAAACCAAATTTTCAGGAATATTTACAACTCCAATACTCAAACTTGGTTTATCCAAAATAATATCTTTTTCTTGAAAAATATTAAACACTAAATTAAAAACTAGAAAGGCTATTAATAAAATTATCTTAATTACCCTCATAAAACACCTACTAAAATTTTAAAATATATAAGGATAATTCCATATTTTGTATTTTATATTCCTAGTTTTTTAGTAATCTTATTAAATTCATCTTCAGAAATTGTATTTACATTTAATTCCTGTGCCTTCAATAATTTGCTCCCAGAATTTTCACCATATATCACATAATCAGTCTTTTTACTAACAGAATCTGAAATTATAGCACCAAATCTTTCTAAAAGATCCTTAATCTCTTTTCTCGATAAATTTTGAATCGTTCCCGTAACAACAACTCTCTTCCCGTTAAATAAATTATCTTTTACTTCAACATCTTTTTCATATTTAAACTTTATTCCAAGTTCAATTAATCTTTTAATCTCTTCCTTTACTCCCTCATTATTCAAAAATTTAAATATATCATCTAAAATAACGTCACCAATTCCATATATTTTATCAAGTTCTTCACGACTCACATTCATTATTTTATCAAGCGTCTTAAACTCTTTTACTATGTCCTTTGAAGTTTTAAGTCCAACATTTTTAATACCAAGTGCATAAATAAAATTATACAAATTACATTCTTTACTCTTATTAATAGACCTTAAAATATTATTTGCCTTCTTCTCCTTAACTTTATCAAGGGTCACAAGATCTTCAAATGTTATCTTATAAAGATCAGAGATCCTTTTGACGCATAATTTTTCATAAAATTGTTCAGCAAGTTTTTCACTGAAACCTTCAATATTCATCGCATCTCTCGAAGCAAAGTGGACAATAGACTTAATAATTTGAGGTCTACAAGAAATTGTGTTTGTACAATAAAGATGTACTCCTTCACGACTTAAAGGAAACTTACACGAAGGACAAACATCCGGTATATCTATCTCTTTCAAATTTCCGCAAGAAAAACCTTTAATAATCTCCGGAATAACATCATTTGATCTCCTAATTAATACATCGCAATTAAGTTTAACATTTTTTCTAACAATATCATCTATGTTGTTTAACGTCGCACGCTTTATTGTTATTCCCGAAATATCAACAGGTTCAAGTATTGCTGTTGGTGAAACCCTTCCACTTCGTCCAACATTCCACTCTACGTTAATAAGTTTTGTTTTCACTTCTTCAGCTTCAAATTTATATGCTATAGAAAATTTTGGATGTTTAACCGTATATCCCAGTATTTCTCGTAAATTCAGCTCATTTATAGAAACCACGACACCATCAATATCATAATTTAAATTTTCCCTTAATGACTCGATCCTTTTTATTTCTTCCTTGACCTCATCAATTGTATTACACAATTTAAATTCAGGACACTTGAACTTATTGTGACTTAAAAAATTTAATATTTCAAAATATGTAGAAAATTTTCCATCATTATAATATGCAACATCATAAATAAATGTATTTAGTTTCCTCTTCTTCGTTTCACTCACATCTAAATTTCTCAAAGCTCCTGCTGCACCATTTCTTAGATTTTTAAGAGGTGTATCTGAGGTCTTATTATATTTTTCAAACTCATCTTTGGTCATTATGACCTCTCCACGTATTTCAAAATTTCCCATGTCATCTATTGATAATGGTATACTTTTTATAGTTTTTGCTTGCTCTGTTACATTCTCCCCAATCTCACCTGTTCCTCTTGTAGCTGCCTTTATAAATTCCCCGTTTTCATAAACAAGATTTATACTTACTCCATCAAATTTTTGTACAACTATATATGAATGGGGATTTAAATTATTTTCATTTGACAGATTTATATTTTTCTTGTGCCACATATCTAAACTTTCAAATGATGTAACCTTATCAAGACTCCACATTCTCGCTTTATGTACTGACTTTTCAAATTTATCTAAAATTATATCTCCAACTCTTTGAGTGGGCGAATTTTTCAAGACATAGTTACTCTCTTTTTCAAGCTTCTTAAGTTCATCATAAAGCTTATCATATTCCTTATCCTCAATTTTAGGATTATCAAGAACATAGTACTCATAAGAACATTCATTCAAATATAGGACAAGTTCGTGTATCCTTTTTATTTTATATTCCAAAAATCCCCTCTCCTAATCTTAAATAAATTCAATCGGTGCATTATTCAATCCAAGTTTCTTAATTCCATTATTATCAAAAGCAACCACAATTTTTGGACTTTCGGTATCCTCCTCAACTCTAACGATCACACCCAAACCAAAATTTTTGTGTTTGATCTTCATTCCCGCTCTAACATCATCTTTTGAAACATTATTATATTTTTTGGGAGAATCACTAACAAGTGGATTATAATTAAATTTCCCAAAACTTTTTGATGGCATAGACTCACAAATATTAATTTCTTCACCCCTAAAATCAATATTTAATAATAAATTACTTGGAACTTCTCCCAAAAATTTAGATTTAGTTCTAAACCCTGTTTCACCATAAACCATTCTCATGTTTGCATATGTAAAATAAAGTATATCTTTCGCTCTTGTTATTCCAACATAGCAAAGCCTTCTTGATTCTTCCATTTCATCAATATCATCAAAGCACTTATTACTTGGAAAAATTCCATTTTCCATACCAACCATAAACACAACAGGAAATTCCAATCCTTTCGAAGAATGAATTGTCATAAGTGTAATTGAAGAAGATTTTTCATCATATTTATCAATTTCACTAACAAGCATAATATTTTCAAGAAAATCTTCAATATTTCCATCAATATTCAATTGTTCAAAATTAACAGCCGCATTTATAAACTCCTGAATATTTTCAAAACGTGTATCTATATCAGAATCCTTAGATTTTTTTAAAGCATCAATATATCCAATTTTATCAATCATTAAACGAATAAACTCTGAAGGTTTTAAATCAATATATTTTCTAATCTCCTCAATAGATTTAGCAAAATTCTTTATGATATCTTGGGTTCTAAGACTAATTGTTGCAATTTCAGCACATGCAACCATCGCATCAAACAAACCAATTCCATTTCTTTCAGCATATTCCGATAATTTATACAAAGTTGTATCTCCAATGCCTCGTTTAGGTTCGTTTATAATTCTTCTAAGACTTATCTCATCACTCGGATTAACTATTGTTTTTATATACGCAATTATATCCTTAATTTCCTTTCTTTCATAGAAACGCATAACACCTACAAGCTTATACGGTATTTGATTTTTAACGCATATTTCCTCAAACATTCTTGATTGAGAATTTGTTCTATATAAAATTCCAAAATCTCTATATTCATATCCCTTTGATTTAATAAGTCTAAAAATTTCGTTAATAACAAACAACGCTTCTTCTTCTGCGTTACTTGCTCTAAATAATTTAATTTTATCTCCTTCATTATTTATTGCTTTTAAAATTTTCTTCTTTCTTCTTACATTATTTAAAATCACTTTGTTTGCGGCATCTAATATAGTAGACTTAGACCTATAATTCTTCTCAAGTTTAATAACCTTTGTATTTTTATAATCCTTTTCAAAATCCAAGATATTATTTATATCTGCACCCCTCCACTGATAAATACATTGATCATCATCACCAACAACACAAATATTTTTGTTCATATCAGCGAGCATCTTAACCAAGTAATACTGAGAATAATTTGTATCCTGATACTCATCGACCATAATATACTTAAATTTTGATTGATAGAAACTCAAAATTTCTGGATGTTTTTCAAATAATTCAATCGTTTTAAAAATTAAATTATCAAAATCAAGAGAATTGTTCTCAAATAATTTCTTCTCATAAACCTCATAAATTTGTGCAACAAGCCTTTCTCTATAATCAAAAGCATTTGAAATAGCTTCATCTGGTTTTATAAACTGATTTTTATAGTTAGAAATCTTCCTTAAAACTTCTGATGGATCAATATTATCTTGATTAATTTTAAGAATATCCATGCACTGTTTTACAAGAGCCTTTTGATCTGGAAAATCATAAATAGTAAATGAACTTGTATAACCAAGATTACCAATTTCCCTCCTCAAAATACGAACACATAAAGAGTGAAAAGTCGATATCCACATATTTTCAGAAATTTCTCCAATTAGAGAACGAACCCTGTCTTTCATTTCTTTTGCTGCCTTATTTGTAAAAGTGATAGCAAGTATTTGATAGCTATTAATACCTAAATTTTTTATCATATGAGCGATTCTGTATGTAATCGTTCTAGTCTTTCCAGACCCCGCACCAGCTAAAATAAGTAATGGTCCATCAACACTTGTAACCGCACTATATTGTTCCTCATTTAATAACTCCCTTAATTCCATAACCTACTCTCCTAAACCATTTTTAATAAATTAATCTCTTCTACAGTTAAATGCCTATACTCTCCCTCTTTCAAACTTTCATCAAGTTTTAAACCGCCAAACTCTATTCTCTTTAAATATGTAACCAAAAATCCAAATGTTTCAAACATTCTCTTAATTTGATGAAATTTCCCTTCAGTTAAAATGAGTTCACACTCTGACCCATCATTATGAACCTTAAGTATTTTTAACTTTGCTGACTTGCACTTAACACCATCTTCTAAAACTACTCCATCATTAAATATTCCAATAAATGAATCGTTTAAACATCCATCCACTCTAACAAAATATTTCTTTTCAACATGACGTTTAGGAGATAAAACCCTGTGGCACATATCTCCATCATTTGAAATAATTAAAAGTCCAACCGTGTCTTTATCAAGCCTTCCTATTGGATATGGCCCAAGAATTTTATCTTCTTCACTCACAATTTCCAAAACCGTCCTATCAAATTTATCAAAAGTTGCTGAAACAAATCCAGGAGGTTTATTCATCATCAAATAAACAAACTCTGTATACAAAACCTCCTCACCATTCACACAAACTTTATCCTTCTTTATATCAATATGTACAGATGGCTTGTCTGCAATTTCTCCATTAACACTAACACTATTTTGCCGTATCAATTTGTGAACTTCCTTCCTACTACCATATCCATTATTCGCAATAAATTTATCTAACCTCATCATAAGTTCATTACTCCTATTTATTTCTAAACAATATTTTACTACAACAAAGATAATTTTTTAATAAAAAAATAAAGCAGCCAATAAAGCTACTTTAAAAACCATTATTATAATAGTGAATAATATTTGTAACGTGTACACGAGTTTCTTTAGGAAGCATAGAAACATCTTCCAAAGATCTAAATCCACTTTTGTCAAGAGCATTTCCACCACAATTATAAGCTGCAACTGCCTTAACTATATCTCCACTATATCTATCTATCATTCCTTTTAAATGTTTAGTACCTGCATCAACATTTTCATAAATATTATACGGATCTTGAACATTAAACTTTTTTATAGTATTTGGCATAATTTGCATAAGTCCAATAGCTCCAGCATGAGAAACACATTTAGGATTAAAATTTGACTCCTGCTTAATAAGAGATCTTATAAGCTTGTCATCAACTCCATATTTTTCAGAAGCTATCATTATTGCATTATCCACATCACTATGTACTTCACCTTTACATTTATCCTTTTCTAAATCATGATCAATTTCAATGCATTCAAAATTATTAGTTATATTGATTTTATAACCTTTCTTTTGTAAACAAAATTGATTCACCTCATTTTCAGCACCAACCACAACATGATCATGATGAATTATACTTGATGCCAAAGGACTATGTACATTATTGAAAATCACTTGTGATATCAGAAGTCCGACGGCACAAGCTACTTCAATGCTCTTAGCACCCATATATAAAAAATTCCTCCTAAATAATTTTTGTTAGTTTACTCATTTAGGAGGAATTTATTCATTTACTTTCAGGTCACATTAAATTCATATATATCATAATCTTCATAGTTACAAGTCTTATATTCACTCTTTGTAAGAACAAGTAACTTATATTGTCCTTCTTTAAATGGGATAAAGCTATAAGTATTCTTTCTACTATAAGCTTGTACTCTTCTCCACTCACCTTGCTCCATCAAATAAAATTCATATCCAATATCTCGTCCACCTTTTGTATTTACAACAAAGAATATTGAATTATTGACGAACAAATACTCATCTTTAACTTCACAAATAATTTTCGTATTCATAATTGGAAGCGAATCTTGAACATATATACGAGCTTCCTTCAAAGAATCATATTCTAATTTTGAATTTTTATTTTTAGCCATAACGGAAAGTGTATACTTTCCCTTAACCGTTGGAACATAATCAAACGATGTGTCGTTAATAAATTGAGTTTCAACTATAACCTGATCATCAATAGACAAAACATATTTAAATAACGTTTGTTTAGTGTTCTGTGCAATCAAGCTAAATATTATCGGTTCTCCTACAACATAGCACTCTTGTTTTTTATAAAGAATATAATCTATTTTTGCCGGATAATAATCCCATACTTTAAAATGAAGTATTGTTGAAGCATCATACTCCTGCACCGAAAACATATCCTTAACTCTTATCTCAAGCTCATAGTATCCCTTCTCTTGAGGCATAAAAGTCAAAAAATTCTTATCACTATACTCTATATATCCAACTTCTTTATTCTCTTTTGTAATTATAAAACTATATTGTAATTTTAATCCACCTTCAGCTTTAACAATAATTCCTATAGGCTTATTCTTAACGTGTTTGTTGTACGAATCTATTTGTACATCTAAAATTTTAACTACTTGAGAAATATAAGGCAATACGTCAAAATTCATTTCGCCATAAACATCGTAACCTTGTGGCGTACTCTCATCTTTTACATAAACCTTAACATTATAATTCCCAGAAATTTTTGGTACCCATTGATAAAAATTTTCCCTTAGATAACCACTCTCTTCAATAAAATGTTCATCATCACTGCTTGGACCATTTATTACATATTTGTACAATAAAGTTTTTCCACCTTCAACCTGTATATTAAAGTTTATTGGATGCCCTGTGTAATGTGGAGAACTTAAATTTGCAGATAGTTCTATTATTTTTATCTCATTATACGGCTTAACATCGTATATAATAATAGCTCTATCATCATAATTATTTATAGAATAAAGATCCTTAACAAGTACAAGCAACCTAAATTTACCATGTCTATTTTCAATAAACGAAACAATACTCTTGGTTGAATAATCTTGTATTACTTCTACCTTACCTTCCTCATCAACCACCAAGAATTTATACAAAACTGTTTTATTTTCTTCATTATTTATATCACATTGAAATATTAGTTCCTCACCTGAAATAAGTTCTTTACTTAAACTTTTCAAAGATAATATCTCAATCTTTCCAACATCATTAACGCTAAATTTTATTGTTGCAAAATCATCAAAATTATTTTCAGAATCTTGCTTTTTACACTGCACAAGTATTTCTTTTTCACCAATTTCATTTAAAGTTAAAATAAGCTTATCGTCATATGTATAATCTTTAAGTAATTCCCATCCATATTGACCATTTATCCAAAATTTATAAAGACTTGGTGAATATGATGAGTCAACACTCAAAACCAATTGTTCCCCAACTGAATAACTATCTTTATCTAAATGCACTGACTTTATTATTTTTTCATCTTCAATGTCTTTGCCGATTATATAATTTTCCCTAGCTATATAATCAAACGCCTTCTTGCTCGAAATTTTTTTAGCCTGAACCATAACTATATAATTACCATATTCCGAAGGAACCCATACAACTTCTTTTTGAGTAGAGAAATCTTGTATAGTATACCATACTCCATTAATTCCTACGCAAAATCTATATACCAATTCCTCATCTAATCCCGAAACCTTTATATTTATTGGCACATCTTTATCCTGTGGAGAGGCTAAGCTAAAATCCATCAATAATTCATTCACGGTTTATCCCCCTTGCGGCACGTAAGCATAAATCTAACCATCATATTTTTATCATATTTCTTAAAATTTTAAATTAATTTTACTAAAAATTATAATATATTTAGGTAAATTATACTTTATTTAATGTCATGTATTCAACTATAAACATACTAAATTTACCAAAATTTAGTATTATAATTATTTAAATATATTTTGATTGTAAAAATCACCTTCCATTTGCAATTTTTCATAAATATTTGAAATTCCATCTTCCAAATCTATATTTATAGATTTTTCACTTACAGCTTTAATCATTTGATTATATTTTTTACATTCTTCAAGTTTTAAAATTAAAGTTTCTTTATACTTTTTAGATTTTAAAAATTTTTCATTTTCGTATATGTTCTCAAATTTTAATATTTCATCTTCATATTTGTGTTCTATAACATCTAAATAATTTATCTTAAACTTCAAAAAATCTTCTTTTGAAAATCTATGAATATATGTTAATGCATTAATTCCATTATTCTTCCCTGAACAAAATTCAAAATAAATTGGGCATTTATTATAAATTTTTGAGTGAGTCTTAAAAAAATCTTTCAAAAAATAATTAACAATGTTCTCCCTATAACTTCCACTTTTAAAACCAAGAGAAGTGCAAATAAATTTTAAATTCTCATCAACACATTCTCTATCGAAAATAACTTCTAAAAATTTCAAAAGCAAATTATAAATATCATTTCCAAAATATTCTTCTGTTGAAATTATAACAAGATTATCCTTTTCTGGGTAAAATCTTCTATAACTTCTCTTAAAAATATCATCTACATTATCTATAACTTTTTCATAGTCTAGTGAATACCTTCCAAACACACATCCAACAAAATAACTCAAAAAGCTTTCAACAAATTTTTTCTCATCAATCTTTCTTATAGAAACATTTCCATCTTCAACTTCATGCGAAACTTCATCTGTAAATCCATAAATTTCTTTAAAAATAATGTTCATCTTCTCTTCATTTCTTTTGACTTCTTCAAACATAATTTCAATTTCTCTATAAAAATTCTCATATGAATCCCTAAGTCTTCCACTTATCCTAAACTCAATTGAAGGATGAGTTTTAAAATCCCAAGACGTTTCATAAAAATCCCATTCCTTTTTGCAAAGATAAATATTTCTATTAGCAAGCCTTGTTATATCATCCAAATACAAATCATTAATAATAATTGGAAGATCTCCAATATTTCCAATCTGAAAATTAACCGTAGGAGCTATAGAAGACAATAAATAAAAGCAAACATTTGAACACAAAAAAGCTAAAATATATTTTTCATACTTTTGATCTGGAAATAATGAAGATCCTGAAACATCAAAAATAAATCCATAGTCTTTATACCTAACACCAAAATTTTTAAAGCCAAATAGTGACCATGTAATTCCTTTTTTAAAATAATACTTTCTATTTTTAATCACAAACTCCGGATCACTTATTCGAGGATATTTTGACCTCACAAAATTTATGAGATTCTCACCAGCATTCTCATATTTAATTATGTACTCATTGTTGCCATACCACTTCCTATAATCTCCCCCTTTGTTGTATGGAAACCATTTTTTATCTATTTCCTTTACATCGTCATGATTTTTTGAACAAAATTCTATATCACTCTTGTTCAGTTCATACCAATACCTAACAAAAGTTTTATTGTCAGTTGTTGCCATTCCTTGTTTTGGTTCAAAATATTCCTTAAGAGGTTTATGCTCTCTAAAAATTTCTCTCGCCCTCTCGCTTATCCAATAATTTATTGGAGATCCTGGGACATCATCAAATGATCTTAATTTTATTTTTGAATTCCTATTTTGAGATATTGGAAAATTAAACGGCTCTCCACTCGCATTAATATCCTCATATTTAATATAATTGTAAACCCCTTCATAATCTTTAATTGCCTTCTTTTTAAATATTGTCGCACTCGTTCCAAAAGCAATTGACATTACATTATTATCCATGTGAAGAAGTGAAACTATTGTATTTTTATCTGAAATAGATTTTCTGAGTTTCTCAAACTTATAAAGGAACATCCATGATTGCATAGTAAGCATTACGTTGAATCCATTATCGTGCGTTAACTCAAACCCTCTTTCAATAAACACAGAAAATAAATCCATCTTACTATTTGGATAATTCTCTTTTAAATAAAGTGTGAGCTTCTCCCCCATTCCCCGACTACTCATATACGGAGGATTTGTCACAACAATATGATACTTACTGCTTAAGAGCTTTGAGAGATTAATTAAATTTTTCATACACTCAAGCTCTTCTTCATTTAAATATGGATACACAAGATCTCCTATTAAATCAAAATCAAGTTTTTTCACAGATAACAGCGATCCATATTCTTTTGAATCCTTAAAAGAATCTAATATGTATTTAACATCACAAAATTTATCATTATCGAGAATACTCGCCTTCGCAAGAACACTCTCATATATTTCATTGCTCTCAATAATTGGATAAAGATTAAATTTAATATTTCTACTCTTAAAAAATTTTCTAGACTTACTTCTACCTTTCATCATAAGAGCAAAATATGCAAGCTCATAAGCTCTATCATCAACATCAATACCGAACAAATTATTTTCAAATATTAAATAAGGAATTTCACTTTCCATATACCCATATTCCTTATAGATTTCAAAAAGGAGATCAAATGCGTAAACCAAAATATGACCGCTACCCATACAAGGATCAATTATTTTTATATCTTTAGGTAAAATATTTTTAAAATCCGCATTCCCAATCTCAGCATCAACAAAATATTTAAGTTCTACTGGAAATTCACTCTCGCCACTATTTTCTATGTAAAACCTACCAAGAGAATTTTCAACCATATACTTAACAATCCACTTAGGTGTGAAAATTTGAGTTACTGAAGGTATGTTTTCTTTAGATATTTTTATATTTTGTTTAAGCCTTTTAAAAATTTCATCCTTCTTCTCTGTTATGTAATACTGATAAAGCCAACCAATAATCTCAACATTATCAAAAAAATACTTTTCATCGATATCATCTATAATTCTCCTAAGGAAGCTATTTTCATTAGAAAGATTAACTGGAAAAATCAAATTTCTATAATCGTTTGTATTTTTAAAAATTCCCGGTAAAATTTCATTTAAAGCATTGCACTGCTCAATAAATAAATATTTGAATAATTCATCAGCCTTATTTTCACTTTTAAGTCTTAAAATATATTCCCTATCAACATAAAAATCCAAATCATCAAAATATGTAACTATATCAGGATCAATCTTACTTCTATTTAAAGATGACAACACACGAATTCCAGATGGAATATAATTATTAATTTCCATAAATCTTATAGCAATTACACGATTAAACCAAGTATAGGCTCCCTCCTCAACAATAGAATCAAACCCTCTTTCATTGATTTTCCTAACTAAGATTTCTCTTTTCTCTATATCTTGTCCAAAAATTCTATATACCTTATCTTCCCCTATTTTAAAATCTTCATATTCATTACCATACCTTACACCTTCTTGTATGTAATCTTTGGTTATTCCAATTAAAAGTAACCTATCACTTACCTCCTTTATTAAACTTTTTCTGGCCCAAATAGCAAAATTTTTAACTACATTTTTATTCATTAATGGTTCCTCTATCTTTTAAAAATATACTTTCCATCTTAACCCCATAGCTATCAAATAAACTAGTACATTTTTTAAGCTTCTCTTTTAAATCAATCAACAAACTTTCATCTATAAATTTTGAGATTTCACTATCTAAAAATTTACCAATAGATTTTATTGTTTGTTGCAAATATAAATTATGTACTTGATAAAAGTCATCAATATATCCTCTCAATTCTGCAATACTGCTATATAAAGATTCACTATTTAAAATATTTTTAATTTTGAATGCACACTCACACACATCAATTTTATCAACAATAAAATTCTTATCCTTATCAAAAATTTCTACAACTGCAACACCTTTTTTAAATATTTCAAGTTGAACACTTGTATAAAAATTATAAACAAGTTCAAATTTATCAAACTTTCGTAATATATAATCCTCATCTATATCATGTAAATTCCCATCTTTAACCTGAAATGTAAAACTTTCAAATTTATTTATAAATTGAGTATTTAAATACACACCATTATTTTTTGAAATATTTTTAACCAACTTAATACGGTGCAAAATCTCATTAAAATCATCACATGAACTTATCTTAAGTTCATCAAAAGTATTAACAAAATATTTTTTATCAAATATTTTTTCAAATAATTTTTTGTAAATATTAAATTTACATTTCTCTCCATAATCCAAAAAATTAATAATAATTTTATTTAAGCTCGATCTAGATAATATAAATTCTTCAAGTTTATTAAGACTGTATTCACATGATAACTTTCCTTCTTTTACAAGATACAGAATGCCAAACAAAACATCATTTTTATTAAACCCATACGGTATTTGCTTAAAATGAAAAATAACATCAGAAATGTTCATTTCTCTAGAATCTATCAAAAATTTCTCAAGTTCTTGTATAAATAGAGAATTACAATTTAATATTTCACTTAATATCTTATTATTATTTAACGCTTCAACTATATCTCTCGGAGAATCCAAAATTTTATCAACATAAAACAATTTATTGAACCTACATGATATAAGTTCATTTAATGCTAATCTAAAAATTTCATTTATGCTCGAGGAATTTTTACATAACATTTCTCCATTTACAAATATTTTGGAATTTTTAATCCCATCAAGTATCAAAACTTTAACCCTCTCTAAACGATTAAAATGTTCAATTTCCTTTTGATTAATAATTTCAAAAAATGATTCTTTATAAAAATCTTTATT is from Candidatus Arthromitus sp. SFB-rat-Yit and encodes:
- the pglX gene encoding BREX-1 system adenine-specific DNA-methyltransferase PglX, yielding MNKNVVKNFAIWARKSLIKEVSDRLLLIGITKDYIQEGVRYGNEYEDFKIGEDKVYRIFGQDIEKREILVRKINERGFDSIVEEGAYTWFNRVIAIRFMEINNYIPSGIRVLSSLNRSKIDPDIVTYFDDLDFYVDREYILRLKSENKADELFKYLFIEQCNALNEILPGIFKNTNDYRNLIFPVNLSNENSFLRRIIDDIDEKYFFDNVEIIGWLYQYYITEKKDEIFKRLKQNIKISKENIPSVTQIFTPKWIVKYMVENSLGRFYIENSGESEFPVELKYFVDAEIGNADFKNILPKDIKIIDPCMGSGHILVYAFDLLFEIYKEYGYMESEIPYLIFENNLFGIDVDDRAYELAYFALMMKGRSKSRKFFKSRNIKFNLYPIIESNEIYESVLAKASILDNDKFCDVKYILDSFKDSKEYGSLLSVKKLDFDLIGDLVYPYLNEEELECMKNLINLSKLLSSKYHIVVTNPPYMSSRGMGEKLTLYLKENYPNSKMDLFSVFIERGFELTHDNGFNVMLTMQSWMFLYKFEKLRKSISDKNTIVSLLHMDNNVMSIAFGTSATIFKKKAIKDYEGVYNYIKYEDINASGEPFNFPISQNRNSKIKLRSFDDVPGSPINYWISERAREIFREHKPLKEYFEPKQGMATTDNKTFVRYWYELNKSDIEFCSKNHDDVKEIDKKWFPYNKGGDYRKWYGNNEYIIKYENAGENLINFVRSKYPRISDPEFVIKNRKYYFKKGITWSLFGFKNFGVRYKDYGFIFDVSGSSLFPDQKYEKYILAFLCSNVCFYLLSSIAPTVNFQIGNIGDLPIIINDLYLDDITRLANRNIYLCKKEWDFYETSWDFKTHPSIEFRISGRLRDSYENFYREIEIMFEEVKRNEEKMNIIFKEIYGFTDEVSHEVEDGNVSIRKIDEKKFVESFLSYFVGCVFGRYSLDYEKVIDNVDDIFKRSYRRFYPEKDNLVIISTEEYFGNDIYNLLLKFLEVIFDRECVDENLKFICTSLGFKSGSYRENIVNYFLKDFFKTHSKIYNKCPIYFEFCSGKNNGINALTYIHRFSKEDFLKFKINYLDVIEHKYEDEILKFENIYENEKFLKSKKYKETLILKLEECKKYNQMIKAVSEKSINIDLEDGISNIYEKLQMEGDFYNQNIFK